In Mycolicibacterium mucogenicum DSM 44124, the following are encoded in one genomic region:
- the wrbA gene encoding NAD(P)H:quinone oxidoreductase, translating into MAKLSVIFYSATGHGTSMAQRIASTAESLGAEVRLRPVAETATPESFAHNPAWTANYEATKDLPAATGDDIVWADAVIFGSPTRFGSVASQLRGFLDSLGGLWSKGVLADKVYAGFTSTNTAHGGQETTLLSLYITLMHWGGIIVPPGYTDPLKFADGNPYGVSLLANHDNIRQFDDNTYAALDHLARRVVTVADRLGG; encoded by the coding sequence ATGGCCAAGCTTTCTGTGATCTTCTACTCCGCGACCGGGCACGGCACGTCCATGGCGCAGCGCATCGCGAGCACCGCCGAATCGCTGGGTGCCGAGGTGCGGCTGCGGCCCGTCGCCGAGACCGCCACCCCCGAGTCGTTCGCGCACAACCCGGCCTGGACCGCGAATTATGAAGCGACCAAAGACCTTCCGGCCGCCACGGGCGACGACATCGTCTGGGCCGACGCGGTCATCTTCGGTTCGCCGACCCGTTTCGGCTCGGTCGCATCGCAGCTGCGGGGATTCCTCGATTCCCTCGGCGGCCTGTGGTCGAAGGGTGTGTTGGCCGACAAGGTGTACGCCGGGTTCACCTCGACCAACACCGCACACGGCGGCCAGGAGACGACGCTGCTGTCGCTCTACATCACGCTCATGCACTGGGGCGGCATCATCGTGCCGCCCGGCTACACCGACCCGCTCAAGTTCGCCGACGGCAACCCGTACGGCGTGAGCCTGCTGGCCAATCACGACAACATCCGCCAGTTCGACGACAACACCTACGCCGCGCTGGACCACCTGGCGCGGCGGGTCGTCACGGTCGCGGACCGGTTGGGCGGGTAG
- a CDS encoding phytoene desaturase family protein: MDVTVVGSGPNGLAAAVICARAGLSVRVIEGQPTPGGGARSATDPEFPGVLHDVCSAVHPLGVASPFFAEFDPAARGVEMVTPEISYANPLAGRPAAIAYHSLDRTCAELEHGSSWRRLLGPLVEHVDGVLGFFLGDKRSLPPDLPSTVRAGLRVLAQGSPAWHLLRGDDAQALFTGVGTHAIHPMPSPVNSGAGIMLSTVAHTAGWPVPVGGTQTITDALIADLRAHGGELITGSPVTSPPGGVVIYDTSPTALLDIYGPAVPDRYAKALRRYKFGPGVCKIDFVLSGEIPWRDPRMASSPTVHLGGTRAQMAHAEREIWQGRHAEHPMTLASLPHLADPSRIDAQGRRPLWTYCHVPAGSTVDQTETVIALFENAAPGFRDLVLAARAVPAAEMSRYNANYVGGDIIVGGATLKAAMVGPTLRANPWTTPIPKAYLCSSATPPGTGVHGMAGLYAARTVLRREFGVKTLPSLAP; the protein is encoded by the coding sequence GTGGACGTCACCGTCGTCGGTAGTGGGCCCAACGGACTGGCCGCGGCCGTCATCTGCGCGCGAGCCGGGCTGTCGGTCCGGGTCATCGAAGGTCAGCCGACTCCGGGCGGCGGCGCCCGCAGTGCCACTGACCCCGAGTTTCCCGGTGTTCTGCACGACGTCTGCTCGGCGGTGCATCCGCTGGGCGTGGCATCGCCGTTCTTCGCGGAATTCGACCCCGCGGCCCGCGGGGTGGAGATGGTGACGCCGGAGATCTCCTATGCCAATCCGCTCGCCGGACGCCCGGCCGCGATCGCCTACCACTCGCTGGACCGCACCTGCGCCGAGCTCGAACACGGCTCATCGTGGCGACGGCTGCTGGGCCCGCTGGTCGAGCACGTCGACGGCGTCCTCGGCTTCTTCCTCGGCGACAAGCGGTCGCTGCCGCCGGACCTGCCGAGCACCGTCCGTGCCGGGCTGCGCGTGCTGGCCCAGGGCAGTCCGGCGTGGCATCTGCTGCGCGGCGACGATGCCCAGGCCCTGTTCACCGGCGTCGGGACCCACGCCATCCACCCCATGCCGTCGCCCGTCAACAGCGGCGCGGGCATCATGCTCAGCACCGTCGCGCACACGGCGGGCTGGCCGGTCCCCGTCGGCGGCACCCAGACGATCACCGACGCCCTCATCGCCGATCTGCGCGCGCATGGCGGCGAGCTCATCACCGGCTCCCCTGTCACGAGCCCGCCCGGCGGCGTCGTCATCTACGACACCTCGCCGACCGCGCTGCTCGACATCTACGGCCCGGCCGTTCCCGACCGGTATGCAAAAGCGCTGCGGCGCTACAAGTTCGGTCCCGGCGTCTGCAAGATCGACTTCGTGCTGTCCGGCGAAATCCCGTGGCGCGACCCGCGCATGGCGTCGTCGCCGACCGTCCACCTCGGGGGCACTCGGGCCCAGATGGCGCACGCCGAGCGCGAAATCTGGCAGGGCCGCCATGCCGAGCACCCCATGACACTGGCCTCGCTGCCGCACCTCGCCGATCCGTCGCGCATCGACGCCCAGGGCCGGCGACCCCTGTGGACCTACTGTCATGTGCCCGCGGGCTCGACCGTCGACCAGACCGAGACCGTGATCGCGTTATTTGAAAACGCCGCACCGGGTTTCCGCGATCTGGTGCTGGCGGCCCGGGCGGTGCCGGCAGCCGAGATGTCGCGGTACAACGCGAATTACGTCGGCGGCGACATCATCGTCGGCGGCGCGACGCTCAAGGCCGCGATGGTCGGGCCGACGCTGCGGGCCAACCCGTGGACCACGCCGATCCCCAAGGCATACCTGTGTTCGTCGGCCACCCCGCCGGGCACCGGCGTGCACGGGATGGCCGGCCTGTACGCCGCGCGCACCGTACTGCGTCGTGAATTCGGGGTGAAGACGCTGCCGTCGCTCGCGCCATAG
- the serA gene encoding phosphoglycerate dehydrogenase — MSLPVVLIADKLAESTVAALGDQVEVRWVDGPDREKLLAAVPEADALLVRSATTVDAEVLAAAPKLKIVARAGVGLDNVDVDAATARGVLVVNAPTSNIHSAAEHALALLLSTARQIPAADATLREHTWKRSKFSGTEIFGKTVGVVGMGRIGQLVAQRLAAFGAHIVAYDPYVSQARAAQLGIELLSLDELLGRADFISVHLPKTKETAGLINKEALAKTKPGVIIVNAARGGLIDEQALADAITSGHVRGAGLDVFATEPCTDSPLFELPQVVVTPHLGASTEEAQDRAGTDVAASVKLALAGEFVPDAVNVGGGVVGEEVAPWLDLVRKLGLLVGALAPALPASLNVEVLGELASEDVEILKLSAMRGLFSAVIEDQVTFVNAPALAAERGVEAVLTTETESPNHRSVVDVRAVAADGSVVNVSGTLSGPQLVEKVVQINGRNLDLRAEGVNLILNYGDQPGALGKIGTLLGAAEVNILAAQLSQDADGSGATIMLRLDREVPAEVLSAIGEAVGATTLELVDLS; from the coding sequence GTGAGCCTTCCTGTCGTACTCATCGCTGACAAACTCGCCGAATCGACCGTCGCCGCCCTCGGCGACCAGGTAGAGGTCCGTTGGGTCGACGGACCCGACCGCGAGAAGCTGCTGGCCGCCGTGCCGGAAGCCGACGCCCTTCTGGTGCGCTCGGCCACCACGGTGGACGCCGAGGTGCTGGCCGCCGCGCCCAAGCTCAAGATCGTCGCCCGCGCCGGCGTCGGCCTGGACAACGTCGACGTAGACGCCGCCACCGCGCGTGGCGTGCTGGTCGTCAACGCCCCCACTTCGAACATCCACAGCGCCGCCGAGCACGCCCTGGCGCTGCTGCTCTCGACGGCCCGCCAGATCCCGGCCGCCGACGCCACGCTGCGCGAGCACACCTGGAAGCGCTCCAAGTTCTCGGGCACCGAGATCTTCGGCAAGACCGTCGGCGTCGTGGGCATGGGCCGTATCGGCCAGCTCGTCGCGCAGCGCCTGGCCGCGTTCGGCGCGCACATCGTCGCCTACGACCCCTACGTCTCGCAGGCCCGCGCCGCCCAGCTGGGTATCGAGCTGCTGAGCCTCGATGAGCTTTTGGGTCGCGCTGATTTCATCTCGGTGCACCTGCCCAAGACCAAGGAAACCGCCGGCCTCATCAACAAGGAAGCGCTGGCCAAGACCAAGCCGGGCGTCATCATCGTCAACGCCGCCCGCGGTGGCCTGATCGACGAGCAGGCCCTGGCCGACGCGATCACCAGCGGCCACGTCCGCGGCGCCGGCCTCGACGTCTTCGCCACCGAGCCCTGCACCGACAGCCCGCTGTTCGAGCTGCCGCAGGTCGTCGTGACCCCGCACCTGGGTGCCTCCACCGAAGAGGCCCAGGACCGTGCCGGCACCGACGTCGCCGCGAGCGTGAAGCTGGCGCTGGCCGGCGAGTTCGTGCCGGACGCCGTCAACGTCGGCGGCGGTGTCGTCGGTGAAGAGGTCGCCCCGTGGCTCGACCTGGTGCGCAAGCTGGGCCTGCTGGTCGGTGCGCTGGCGCCGGCGCTCCCGGCCTCGCTGAACGTCGAGGTGCTCGGCGAGCTGGCGTCGGAAGACGTTGAGATTCTGAAGCTTTCGGCGATGCGTGGCCTGTTTTCGGCTGTCATCGAGGACCAGGTGACGTTCGTCAACGCGCCGGCGCTGGCCGCCGAGCGTGGCGTCGAGGCCGTCCTCACCACCGAGACCGAGAGCCCCAACCACCGCAGCGTCGTCGACGTGCGCGCCGTGGCCGCCGACGGTTCGGTCGTCAACGTGTCGGGCACCCTGAGCGGCCCGCAGCTGGTCGAGAAGGTCGTCCAGATCAACGGCCGCAACCTGGACCTGCGCGCCGAGGGCGTCAACCTGATCCTCAACTACGGCGACCAGCCGGGTGCCCTGGGCAAGATCGGCACGCTGCTCGGTGCGGCCGAGGTCAACATCCTGGCGGCCCAGCTGTCGCAGGACGCCGACGGTTCGGGCGCGACGATCATGCTGCGCCTGGACCGCGAGGTGCCGGCCGAGGTGCTCAGCGCGATCGGCGAGGCCGTCGGCGCGACCACGCTGGAACTGGTGGATCTGTCGTGA
- a CDS encoding 3-isopropylmalate dehydrogenase encodes MKLAVIAGDGIGPEVIGEALKVLDVVLPGVERTEYNVGAKRYHETGETLPEGMVDELKTHDAILLGAIGDPSVPSGVLERGLLLTMRFALDHHVNLRPSRLFAGVDSPLAGNPDIDFVVVREGTEGPYTGTGGAIRVGTPHEVATEVSTNTRFGVERVVRYAFEKARTRRKHLTLVHKNNVLAFAGSLWTRTVDEIGAEYPDVQTAYMHVDAATIYMVTDPGRFDVIVTDNLFGDIITDLAAAVSGGIGLAASGNIDATGTNPSMFEPVHGSAPDIAGQGLADPTAAIMSVALLLTHLGETDAAARVDKAVAEHLSTRGDAKLSTSETGERIRSFL; translated from the coding sequence GTGAAGCTCGCCGTCATTGCCGGTGACGGCATCGGCCCCGAGGTCATCGGCGAGGCACTGAAGGTCCTCGACGTCGTGCTGCCCGGTGTCGAGCGCACCGAGTACAACGTGGGCGCCAAGCGCTACCACGAGACCGGCGAGACCCTGCCCGAGGGCATGGTCGACGAGCTCAAGACGCACGACGCAATCCTGTTGGGCGCCATCGGCGATCCGTCGGTGCCCAGCGGCGTGCTCGAGCGCGGCCTGCTGCTGACCATGCGGTTCGCCCTGGATCACCACGTGAACCTGCGGCCGTCGCGGCTGTTCGCAGGCGTCGACAGCCCGCTGGCCGGTAACCCGGACATCGACTTCGTCGTCGTCCGCGAGGGCACCGAGGGGCCGTACACCGGCACCGGTGGCGCCATCCGCGTCGGCACCCCGCACGAGGTGGCCACCGAGGTGTCCACCAACACGCGGTTCGGGGTGGAGCGTGTGGTCCGCTACGCGTTCGAGAAGGCCCGGACGCGCCGTAAGCACCTGACCCTGGTGCACAAGAACAACGTGCTGGCGTTCGCCGGCTCGCTGTGGACGCGCACGGTCGACGAGATCGGGGCCGAGTACCCGGACGTCCAGACCGCTTACATGCACGTGGACGCCGCGACCATCTACATGGTGACCGATCCGGGCCGCTTCGACGTGATCGTCACCGACAACCTGTTCGGCGACATCATCACCGACCTGGCCGCGGCCGTCTCCGGCGGCATCGGCCTGGCGGCATCGGGCAACATCGACGCGACGGGCACCAACCCGTCGATGTTCGAGCCGGTGCACGGCAGCGCACCCGACATCGCCGGCCAGGGTCTTGCCGACCCGACCGCCGCCATCATGAGCGTGGCGCTGCTGCTGACCCACCTCGGGGAGACCGACGCCGCGGCCCGCGTGGACAAGGCTGTCGCCGAGCACCTTTCGACGCGCGGCGACGCCAAATTGTCGACGTCGGAGACCGGCGAGCGGATTCGCAGCTTCCTGTAA
- a CDS encoding arabinosyltransferase domain-containing protein: MSLVRDDADSVTNDEPETPLAGADRPLRRTRWVAIVAGLVGFVASVMIPVLPVVQTTATLNWPQGGQLGNVTAPLLSLTPVSLTASVPCTLIREVPAAGGLILGTAPAAGKQAMLNGLFVTATEQRVDVVARNIVILSVPRSRFSDPQCRRLQLSSSTAGTFASIIGLSDPENGAALGGGFTDPNLRPQIVGLFTDLTGPAPDGLTFSATVDTRFTSSPSALKAAAMLAGIASTIVALLALWRLDRLDGRRARRLIPVRWRAFTAVDATVIAVSVFWYVAGAGSSDDGYQFGMSNTASHAGYMANYFRWFGSPEDPFGWYYDLIAAMTRVSHASLWLRLPDLICALVCWLLLSREVLPRLGPAVARSKPAVWAAALVFIAAWMPFNNGLRPEGQIATGALITYVLVERAIATRRLTPVGLAIIVAAFTLGIQPTGIIAVAVLLAAGRPIVRIIVIRARTIGIWPALLPLAAAGFVVLTIVFADQTLAAVREATAVRTAIGPAQPWYTENLRYFYLILPTTDAALSRRFGILMTIACVFPSMLMLLRRKRIPGVATGPVWRLIGVIFATLFLLTFAPTKWIHHFGLFAAVGAAMAAVATVLLGPAVLRSPRNRMAFLSAVLFVLALCFASTNGFWYVSSYGVPFNDSSPHLGPVTVSAVLFALSVLTAGYAGRLHLAAPADRESRLTRLLTVAPVPIAAGFMVLVCVGSMLYGAIKEYPSYSNGWANLRELAGGCGLADDVLVEPDANSGFLTPVPGNYGPLGPLGGTDPIGFDPNGVPEHTLAESVWQDHPKSGTDYDWDAPTALDAPGVNGSGVVLPYGLDPARVPVAGSFGYGPQRLSTLASAWYRLPAADAAHPLVVVTAAGTITGNSVLSGHTDAQTVALEYGTPGPDGAPTARGRLTPYDIGPQPAWRDLRFPRAAIPADARYVRIIAEDQSLDVGDWVAVTPPRVPELRSVQEYLGSTQPILLDWAVGLVFPCQQPMLHANGVTQVPTYRISPDYPAKIEMPDTWQSGENGGPLGITDLLLRAHVMPTYLSRDWGRDWGSLRRYTPVVDAPEARLDLGTATRSGLWSPGPIRIGP, translated from the coding sequence GTGAGCCTGGTGCGCGATGACGCCGACTCGGTGACCAACGACGAGCCCGAGACCCCACTGGCCGGTGCCGACCGCCCGCTGCGCCGAACCCGGTGGGTGGCGATCGTGGCCGGCCTGGTGGGATTCGTTGCCAGCGTCATGATTCCGGTGCTACCGGTGGTGCAGACGACCGCGACGCTGAACTGGCCGCAAGGCGGGCAGCTGGGCAACGTCACCGCACCCCTGCTCTCGTTGACGCCGGTATCGCTGACGGCATCGGTGCCGTGCACGCTGATTCGCGAAGTGCCGGCCGCCGGCGGCCTGATCCTGGGGACGGCGCCTGCGGCAGGTAAGCAGGCGATGCTCAACGGGCTCTTCGTCACCGCCACCGAGCAGCGCGTCGACGTGGTCGCACGCAACATCGTCATCCTCAGCGTGCCGCGCAGCCGCTTCAGCGACCCGCAATGCCGGCGGTTGCAGCTGTCGTCGTCGACGGCAGGCACGTTCGCCTCGATCATCGGCCTCAGCGATCCCGAAAACGGTGCGGCGCTGGGCGGCGGTTTCACCGACCCGAACCTGCGCCCCCAGATCGTCGGCCTGTTCACCGATCTGACCGGTCCGGCCCCGGACGGGCTCACCTTCTCGGCCACCGTCGACACCCGATTCACCAGCTCTCCCTCGGCGTTGAAAGCGGCAGCGATGCTCGCCGGTATCGCGAGCACAATCGTTGCGCTACTGGCGTTGTGGCGCCTGGATCGCCTCGACGGCCGTCGCGCCCGGCGGCTCATTCCCGTGCGCTGGCGGGCGTTCACCGCAGTGGATGCCACGGTGATCGCGGTGTCGGTGTTCTGGTACGTCGCCGGAGCGGGTTCCTCAGACGACGGCTACCAGTTCGGCATGTCCAACACGGCAAGTCACGCCGGGTACATGGCCAACTACTTCCGCTGGTTCGGCAGCCCCGAGGATCCGTTCGGCTGGTACTACGACCTGATCGCCGCGATGACCCGCGTCAGCCACGCCAGTCTGTGGCTGCGCCTGCCGGACCTCATCTGTGCACTGGTGTGCTGGCTGCTGCTGTCCAGAGAAGTGCTCCCCCGACTCGGCCCCGCCGTCGCCAGAAGCAAGCCCGCGGTGTGGGCGGCCGCCCTGGTGTTCATCGCGGCGTGGATGCCGTTCAACAATGGATTGCGTCCCGAAGGGCAGATCGCTACCGGCGCCCTCATCACGTACGTCCTGGTCGAACGAGCCATCGCGACGCGCCGACTCACACCGGTGGGGCTGGCGATCATCGTGGCGGCTTTCACGCTGGGCATCCAGCCCACCGGGATCATCGCCGTCGCCGTTCTGTTGGCCGCCGGCCGACCGATCGTCCGGATAATCGTGATCCGAGCCCGGACGATCGGGATCTGGCCCGCGCTGTTACCGCTTGCCGCAGCCGGATTCGTCGTGCTGACCATCGTGTTCGCCGACCAGACCCTCGCGGCGGTACGCGAGGCGACCGCGGTGCGCACCGCCATCGGACCCGCTCAACCCTGGTACACCGAGAACCTGCGCTACTTCTATCTGATTCTGCCGACCACCGACGCCGCCCTGTCGCGCCGCTTCGGAATCTTGATGACCATCGCCTGCGTCTTCCCCTCGATGCTGATGTTGTTGCGCCGCAAACGAATTCCGGGCGTCGCCACCGGCCCCGTCTGGCGACTGATCGGCGTCATCTTCGCCACCTTGTTCCTGCTCACCTTCGCCCCGACGAAATGGATCCACCACTTCGGGCTGTTTGCCGCCGTGGGCGCCGCGATGGCGGCGGTGGCCACCGTGCTGCTCGGTCCGGCGGTACTTCGTTCGCCGCGCAACCGGATGGCGTTCCTGTCGGCCGTATTGTTCGTCCTGGCATTGTGTTTCGCCTCCACCAACGGCTTCTGGTACGTCTCCAGCTACGGCGTGCCGTTCAACGACAGCAGCCCCCATCTGGGGCCGGTCACCGTGAGCGCCGTCCTGTTCGCACTGTCTGTGCTGACCGCCGGCTACGCGGGCCGGCTGCATCTGGCCGCGCCCGCCGACCGCGAATCCCGCCTCACCCGGCTACTGACCGTCGCGCCCGTGCCGATCGCGGCCGGGTTCATGGTGCTGGTCTGTGTCGGGTCGATGCTGTACGGAGCCATCAAGGAATACCCCAGCTACTCCAATGGCTGGGCCAACCTGCGCGAGCTCGCCGGCGGCTGCGGGCTGGCCGATGACGTCCTGGTCGAACCGGACGCCAACAGCGGATTCCTGACGCCGGTCCCCGGAAACTACGGCCCCCTGGGGCCGCTGGGTGGCACCGATCCGATCGGCTTCGATCCGAACGGTGTACCCGAACACACACTGGCAGAGTCGGTTTGGCAGGATCATCCCAAATCAGGGACCGACTACGACTGGGACGCGCCCACCGCTCTCGACGCTCCCGGAGTCAACGGCTCCGGCGTCGTGTTGCCCTACGGCCTCGACCCCGCGCGGGTGCCGGTCGCCGGCAGCTTCGGCTACGGCCCGCAGCGCCTCAGCACGCTCGCGTCCGCCTGGTACCGGCTCCCCGCCGCCGACGCCGCCCACCCACTGGTCGTGGTCACCGCGGCCGGCACCATCACCGGCAACAGTGTCCTGTCGGGGCATACCGACGCCCAGACCGTCGCACTCGAATACGGCACACCCGGCCCCGACGGCGCACCGACCGCGCGTGGCCGACTCACGCCGTACGACATCGGCCCGCAACCGGCCTGGCGCGACCTGCGCTTCCCCCGCGCCGCAATCCCCGCCGACGCCCGTTACGTCCGGATCATTGCCGAAGACCAGTCGCTGGACGTCGGCGACTGGGTGGCCGTCACCCCGCCGCGTGTCCCCGAATTGCGTTCAGTTCAGGAGTATCTCGGCTCAACCCAACCGATCCTCCTCGACTGGGCGGTGGGCCTGGTGTTCCCGTGCCAGCAGCCCATGTTGCACGCCAACGGCGTCACCCAGGTCCCCACTTACCGCATCTCCCCGGACTATCCCGCCAAGATCGAAATGCCCGACACCTGGCAATCCGGCGAGAACGGCGGCCCACTCGGCATCACCGATCTTCTGCTGCGCGCCCACGTCATGCCGACCTACCTGTCGCGGGACTGGGGACGAGACTGGGGATCACTGCGCAGATACACACCGGTCGTCGATGCGCCCGAAGCACGTCTGGACCTCGGGACCGCGACCCGCAGCGGGCTGTGGAGCCCCGGCCCGATCCGTATCGGGCCGTGA
- a CDS encoding TetR/AcrR family transcriptional regulator, which produces MPRPFDHAKREELLVTAGAILARTGVVDTSLRELASQLGTSARMLVYYFGTKENLMLEVLNRQQRAAIPATEELDLPDSVAAHRQWCFDDWYECTRGDRRDSLRIVLQIFGAACGVDSPYREYTWDTLSLLTRNSKARLLALGMPDHVAETRSRIALATFQGLIIEYFTAPDPAFVDETFTRFVDEFLLAPFAATESDDRA; this is translated from the coding sequence GTGCCGAGGCCATTCGACCACGCGAAACGCGAAGAGCTATTGGTCACTGCCGGCGCCATTTTGGCGCGCACCGGGGTGGTCGACACCTCGTTGCGCGAGCTCGCATCTCAGCTCGGGACCAGTGCCCGGATGCTCGTGTACTACTTCGGTACCAAAGAGAACCTCATGCTCGAAGTCTTGAACCGGCAACAGCGTGCGGCGATACCGGCCACCGAGGAGCTGGACCTGCCGGATTCCGTTGCCGCACATCGGCAATGGTGCTTCGACGACTGGTATGAGTGCACCCGCGGAGACCGCCGCGACAGTCTGCGCATCGTGCTGCAGATCTTCGGCGCCGCATGTGGGGTCGACAGTCCCTACCGCGAATACACCTGGGACACCCTGTCGCTGCTGACGCGCAATTCGAAGGCGCGCCTGCTCGCCCTGGGGATGCCCGACCACGTCGCCGAAACTCGCTCGCGGATCGCGCTGGCCACCTTCCAGGGCTTGATCATCGAGTACTTCACCGCACCCGACCCGGCCTTTGTCGACGAGACGTTCACCAGATTCGTCGACGAGTTCCTGCTCGCGCCGTTCGCTGCCACTGAGTCGGACGACCGGGCGTAA
- a CDS encoding helix-turn-helix transcriptional regulator, producing MDQRKDIREFLTSRRARITPQQAGLPDYGAKRRVPGLRREEVALLAGVSVDYYTRLERGNLTGASDSVLNSVATVLQLDETERAHLFNLIKVSHGPRRTPRKTGSRIRPTVQLILDAMVGVPAWVSNDRLDILAANAVGAELYRDAIDGADGRTNIARFLFLDHRAREFFVDWNQQADNVVAILRGAAARDPYDDRLTQLVGELSTRSDEFRVRWGAHIIRAHESGPKALKHPAVGQLDLTFDRLELAADPGLMIYVMTAEPNSPTADRLKLLGSLAATRRSPG from the coding sequence GTGGACCAGCGCAAAGATATCCGGGAATTCCTCACGTCCCGGCGCGCCCGCATCACTCCCCAGCAGGCCGGCCTGCCCGACTACGGCGCCAAACGACGAGTCCCCGGCCTCCGCCGGGAAGAGGTCGCGCTACTCGCCGGCGTCAGCGTCGACTACTACACCCGGCTCGAACGCGGCAATCTCACCGGCGCCTCCGACTCGGTACTCAACTCGGTGGCCACCGTCCTGCAACTCGACGAGACCGAGCGCGCGCACCTGTTCAACCTGATCAAAGTCAGCCACGGGCCGCGGCGGACCCCACGCAAGACCGGCAGCAGGATTCGGCCGACTGTCCAGCTGATCCTGGACGCGATGGTCGGTGTGCCGGCCTGGGTCAGCAATGACCGGCTCGACATCCTGGCCGCCAACGCCGTCGGCGCCGAGCTGTACCGCGATGCCATCGACGGAGCCGACGGACGGACCAACATCGCACGATTCCTGTTCCTCGACCACCGGGCCCGAGAGTTCTTCGTCGACTGGAACCAGCAGGCGGACAACGTCGTCGCGATCCTGCGCGGCGCCGCGGCCCGTGATCCGTACGACGACCGGCTCACCCAACTGGTCGGTGAATTGAGCACGCGCAGTGACGAATTCCGGGTCCGCTGGGGTGCCCACATCATCCGGGCACACGAGTCCGGCCCGAAGGCACTCAAGCATCCTGCCGTCGGCCAACTCGACCTGACTTTCGACCGGCTCGAGCTCGCCGCCGATCCGGGGCTGATGATCTATGTCATGACGGCGGAGCCGAATTCACCGACCGCTGACCGGCTGAAGTTGCTCGGCAGCCTGGCGGCAACGCGTCGGTCACCCGGCTAG
- a CDS encoding alpha/beta hydrolase family protein: MSSDTAAQEAFDAFVAMWTTGTTGGRRAPVLRRPDEVGLAYEDVFFPSMDGVPLEGWFIPADSDRLVIHNHFLPGNRYGYPGHLPEFGGLGGFEVNFLPEYKALHDAGYNVLAYDMRNHGRSGQGNGGIVGIGLTEYRDVIGSLRYAAARPDTKTMKKALLSVCLGADSTAVAWSRHPDEFAEIQAMVMLQPVSGRYIVEEFVKAVGMADGYAKFDQAVHERTGFHLAEQSPLEHVKAVTVPTLVAQVHDDTMTRPQDVQGIYDAIPVADKSLHWIEGTNRRFDGYNYFGVHPEVAIEWFDKHIA; the protein is encoded by the coding sequence ATGTCCAGTGACACCGCAGCCCAGGAAGCGTTCGACGCCTTTGTCGCCATGTGGACCACCGGGACCACCGGCGGACGGCGCGCGCCGGTGCTCCGGCGCCCCGATGAGGTGGGGCTGGCCTATGAAGACGTGTTCTTCCCGTCGATGGACGGCGTCCCGCTGGAGGGCTGGTTCATTCCGGCCGACTCCGACCGGCTCGTCATCCATAACCACTTTCTTCCCGGAAACCGATATGGCTATCCCGGGCACCTGCCGGAGTTCGGCGGCCTCGGCGGCTTCGAGGTGAATTTTCTGCCCGAGTACAAGGCCCTGCATGACGCGGGCTACAACGTTCTCGCGTACGACATGCGTAACCACGGCCGGAGCGGCCAAGGCAATGGCGGTATCGTCGGCATCGGCCTGACCGAATACCGAGATGTCATCGGGTCCCTGCGGTACGCCGCCGCTCGGCCGGACACGAAAACGATGAAGAAGGCCCTACTGTCGGTCTGTCTGGGGGCCGACTCGACGGCGGTGGCCTGGTCCCGGCATCCCGACGAGTTCGCGGAAATCCAGGCCATGGTGATGCTGCAGCCGGTGTCGGGTCGCTACATCGTCGAGGAGTTCGTCAAGGCCGTCGGGATGGCCGACGGCTACGCGAAGTTCGATCAGGCCGTGCACGAACGCACTGGCTTCCACCTCGCCGAGCAGTCGCCGCTCGAACACGTCAAGGCCGTGACCGTGCCGACGCTCGTCGCACAGGTGCACGACGACACCATGACGCGTCCGCAGGATGTGCAGGGCATCTACGACGCGATCCCGGTCGCCGACAAGAGCCTGCACTGGATCGAAGGAACCAACAGGCGATTCGACGGCTACAACTACTTCGGTGTCCACCCCGAGGTGGCCATCGAATGGTTCGACAAGCACATCGCCTGA